From one Thermatribacter velox genomic stretch:
- the rpmA gene encoding 50S ribosomal protein L27: MAHKKSGGSAKNGRDSNSKRLGVKVYGGQYVKAGSIIVRQRGTRIRPGKNVGVGKDYTLFALQEGYVRFEEKQGRKWVSVLPGLN, from the coding sequence ATGGCCCACAAGAAAAGTGGTGGTAGCGCCAAAAATGGAAGAGATAGCAATTCGAAGCGCTTGGGTGTTAAAGTCTATGGTGGACAATATGTTAAAGCAGGCTCGATAATAGTGAGGCAACGGGGTACTCGTATCCGCCCAGGAAAGAACGTTGGAGTAGGCAAAGATTACACCTTGTTTGCCTTACAGGAAGGCTATGTTCGTTTTGAGGAAAAGCAAGGAAGGAAGTGGGTATCGGTACTGCCGGGTTTAAATTGA
- the rplU gene encoding 50S ribosomal protein L21 codes for MLAIIEAAGKQFLVKEGSTVKLDSWVGDKGEKVVFERVLMVKDGDQISVGTPYLEGVKVRGTVLEKAKDRKVLVFKYKPKKNYRRKIGHRQPKTLVYIEAVETS; via the coding sequence ATGCTGGCAATTATTGAAGCTGCAGGGAAGCAATTTCTTGTCAAAGAAGGCTCAACAGTAAAACTTGATAGCTGGGTAGGAGACAAGGGAGAGAAAGTGGTTTTTGAGCGGGTGTTAATGGTGAAAGATGGTGACCAGATTAGCGTTGGTACTCCTTATCTCGAAGGAGTTAAAGTGCGTGGTACTGTTCTTGAAAAGGCGAAAGATCGTAAGGTTTTGGTTTTTAAGTACAAACCTAAAAAGAACTATCGAAGGAAAATTGGCCACCGCCAGCCTAAGACCCTGGTCTACATTGAAGCGGTGGAAACATCCTGA
- a CDS encoding FtsW/RodA/SpoVE family cell cycle protein, which produces MTKRNWLLLVAIALTICGLFAVYSVDPLRDEGFSLASFHGRQTLWAAVGWLLFWLIARRVEVSRFFEWKWALYILMILALVAVLLFGEGDEAGVRRWLFSKSVQPSEFAKLAFSFFLAAYLAEREEEFGYWSLFLKTLFLTGIPAFLIYLEPDLGTALVLVVIWFVGLLLSGFSARRILGIIALLVALFSLSWPFLKDYQKARLLVFINPQRDPLGSGYNVIQSLIAIGAGGFLGKGFLAGSQSQLRFLPAAYTDFIFASWCEQFGFVGGFLIIVLLSIMLYLVFSIARSVPELEGKFAVVFLGSILLFQSTVNIAMNLGWAPVTGIPLPFVSYGGSSLMMSLLSIAFIYRIAARSIESG; this is translated from the coding sequence ATGACTAAACGAAACTGGCTTTTGCTGGTTGCCATTGCTTTGACTATCTGTGGGTTGTTTGCCGTGTACAGCGTTGATCCTTTGCGAGATGAGGGATTTTCTCTGGCAAGTTTTCATGGTAGGCAAACCCTGTGGGCGGCTGTGGGCTGGTTACTCTTCTGGCTGATTGCCAGAAGAGTAGAAGTGAGTAGATTTTTCGAGTGGAAGTGGGCGCTTTACATTCTCATGATACTTGCTCTGGTTGCAGTCCTTCTCTTTGGGGAAGGAGATGAAGCTGGGGTTCGAAGATGGCTTTTCTCTAAATCCGTGCAGCCGTCGGAATTTGCAAAACTCGCCTTTTCCTTTTTTCTGGCTGCTTACCTTGCAGAAAGAGAAGAGGAGTTTGGATACTGGAGTTTATTTCTTAAAACTCTTTTTCTGACGGGCATACCAGCTTTCCTCATTTATCTTGAGCCGGACCTGGGTACCGCGCTGGTGCTGGTGGTAATCTGGTTTGTTGGGCTTTTGCTCAGTGGTTTTTCTGCTAGAAGAATTCTGGGAATAATTGCTTTACTGGTAGCACTATTTTCTCTATCCTGGCCTTTTCTCAAGGACTACCAGAAGGCCAGGTTGCTGGTGTTTATAAATCCTCAACGAGACCCTCTGGGAAGTGGGTACAACGTTATTCAGTCTTTGATTGCTATTGGAGCTGGTGGCTTCTTGGGAAAGGGTTTTCTTGCAGGCTCTCAAAGCCAGCTGCGTTTTTTGCCTGCAGCATACACAGATTTTATCTTTGCTTCCTGGTGTGAGCAGTTTGGATTCGTCGGAGGGTTTTTGATAATCGTCCTGCTTTCGATTATGTTATACTTGGTTTTCAGTATCGCAAGAAGCGTGCCTGAGCTGGAAGGAAAGTTTGCAGTTGTTTTTCTGGGGAGTATTTTACTTTTTCAGTCGACGGTAAATATAGCTATGAATCTGGGATGGGCTCCAGTTACTGGAATCCCTCTTCCTTTTGTGAGTTATGGGGGTAGCTCGTTGATGATGAGCCTCCTTTCAATAGCTTTTATCTATCGCATTGCTGCTCGGAGCATAGAAAGTGGGTGA
- the yqeK gene encoding bis(5'-nucleosyl)-tetraphosphatase (symmetrical) YqeK yields the protein MKFEHIQKKLEGMLSPCRFEHSERVAKEAAALAACNHLDEEKAFLAGLLHDCLRDFPLEKMSSFLPPWVGWEIWSIPAIHHAFAAPAFIREVLGVKDFSILRAICWHATACETMGKFDKLLFVADICEPGRTFEEARKIRDLAYNNLDQAYFYSLKVKLKYLVSGGKIIYPATLRAWNVESRKWGIEESGNFEKEGKKTYQV from the coding sequence ATGAAATTTGAGCATATTCAAAAGAAGCTGGAAGGTATGCTTTCTCCTTGCCGGTTTGAGCATTCAGAAAGGGTGGCAAAAGAGGCGGCAGCTCTGGCTGCTTGTAATCACCTTGATGAGGAGAAAGCCTTTTTAGCTGGTCTTTTGCACGATTGTTTGCGGGACTTTCCGCTTGAAAAAATGTCTTCTTTTCTCCCTCCCTGGGTTGGGTGGGAAATTTGGAGCATTCCTGCCATTCATCATGCCTTTGCTGCTCCAGCTTTTATCAGGGAAGTGCTGGGGGTCAAGGATTTTTCGATTTTACGGGCTATTTGCTGGCATGCTACAGCCTGTGAAACGATGGGAAAATTTGATAAGCTTTTATTTGTGGCCGATATTTGTGAACCTGGAAGGACATTTGAAGAGGCCAGAAAAATCAGAGATTTAGCTTATAATAACCTGGATCAGGCTTATTTTTACTCGTTGAAGGTGAAGTTAAAATACCTTGTTTCTGGCGGGAAAATCATTTATCCTGCCACCCTTCGAGCCTGGAATGTAGAATCAAGAAAGTGGGGTATTGAAGAAAGTGGAAACTTCGAAAAAGAAGGGAAAAAGACGTACCAGGTCTAA
- a CDS encoding glutamate-5-semialdehyde dehydrogenase, producing MDEVVLEVGRKAKQASFVLAKLSTLEKNAFLNCLADVLWERKEEVIEENKKDVQDAEAKGMKRSLVDRLALSEKRIADMAEGLREVAALPDPVGEVIEGTKRPNGLIISKVRVPLGVCAIIYEARPNVTIDSIGLCIKAGNAVILRGSSSALRSNRALVKIARDALKTRGLPEDAVSLLQSGKHEEVNALLKMREYVDVVIPRGGAELINTVVQNASVPVIETGVGNCHVYVDCSADLEQAVRIVVNAKTQRPSVCNACETLLVHEGIAESFLPLAAQALWEKGVELRGCPQTRAILGEKVQEATEEDWLTEYLDLILAVRVVKGVEEAIAHINRYGTKHSEAIVTSDYAAAKKFVEEVDAASVYVNASTRFTDGGQFGMGAEIGISTQKLHARGPMGLRELTTYKFVVLGSGQIRE from the coding sequence ATGGATGAAGTAGTCCTGGAAGTAGGAAGAAAGGCCAAGCAAGCCTCTTTTGTGCTTGCCAAATTGTCAACTCTGGAGAAAAATGCTTTTTTAAACTGTCTTGCGGATGTTCTCTGGGAAAGAAAAGAAGAAGTAATAGAAGAAAACAAAAAGGACGTGCAAGACGCAGAAGCCAAAGGAATGAAGCGTTCTCTTGTGGATCGTCTTGCCCTTTCTGAGAAAAGAATCGCCGACATGGCGGAAGGGTTGCGGGAAGTTGCAGCATTACCCGATCCCGTGGGAGAAGTTATCGAAGGCACCAAAAGGCCCAATGGTCTGATAATTTCTAAGGTAAGAGTTCCTCTGGGGGTTTGTGCCATCATCTACGAAGCTCGTCCTAACGTTACTATTGATAGCATCGGGCTTTGCATTAAAGCTGGCAATGCCGTCATCTTGAGAGGCAGTTCCTCGGCTCTCCGTTCTAACCGTGCTCTGGTTAAGATAGCCCGTGATGCACTTAAAACCCGTGGCTTACCCGAAGACGCTGTTTCACTCCTCCAGAGTGGAAAACATGAAGAAGTGAATGCTTTATTGAAAATGAGAGAATACGTTGATGTAGTTATTCCCCGAGGAGGGGCTGAGCTTATCAATACAGTGGTGCAAAACGCAAGTGTTCCGGTGATTGAAACTGGCGTTGGTAACTGCCATGTGTACGTGGACTGTAGCGCTGATTTGGAGCAAGCGGTCAGGATAGTAGTCAATGCCAAGACCCAGCGACCAAGTGTTTGTAATGCTTGCGAAACACTCCTAGTTCACGAAGGCATTGCTGAATCCTTTTTACCTTTGGCAGCTCAAGCCCTTTGGGAAAAAGGTGTAGAACTGAGGGGGTGCCCTCAAACCAGAGCAATACTTGGGGAGAAAGTCCAGGAAGCTACTGAGGAAGACTGGCTTACTGAGTATCTGGATTTGATTCTGGCGGTTAGGGTGGTCAAAGGTGTTGAGGAAGCCATAGCCCATATAAATCGTTATGGCACCAAACATTCCGAAGCCATAGTTACCAGCGATTATGCTGCAGCTAAGAAGTTTGTGGAAGAAGTAGACGCTGCCTCGGTTTATGTAAACGCTTCGACAAGATTTACTGATGGGGGCCAGTTTGGCATGGGTGCAGAAATTGGTATTAGCACCCAAAAGCTTCATGCTCGCGGGCCTATGGGTTTGAGAGAGCTTACCACTTACAAGTTTGTGGTTCTGGGTTCGGGACAAATTCGAGAGTAA
- the nadD gene encoding nicotinate-nucleotide adenylyltransferase, with product MEFLARKGIMGGTFDPIHYGHLVTAEEVRDYFNLDEVVFVPSGRPPHKVGQKITDPEHRYLMVVLATVTNPYFSVSRVEIERPGPSYSIDTVRYFRKLWGEETEIFFITGADAFAQISTWNNPQELLTMCTFVAASRPGYKLNIDRNFRDNVRVIEVSALAISSSEIRRRVRRGESIKYLLPEAVEHYIYKTGLYRDEI from the coding sequence TTGGAGTTTTTGGCGAGAAAGGGAATAATGGGTGGAACCTTTGATCCCATACATTATGGTCACCTGGTCACTGCAGAAGAGGTGCGCGATTACTTCAACCTTGACGAGGTCGTTTTTGTACCTTCGGGAAGACCTCCTCATAAAGTTGGTCAGAAGATTACCGACCCTGAACACAGGTATCTCATGGTGGTGCTTGCTACGGTAACTAATCCTTACTTTAGCGTCTCTCGTGTAGAAATTGAAAGGCCTGGCCCTTCCTACTCCATCGATACGGTTCGCTATTTTAGAAAGCTCTGGGGAGAAGAAACGGAGATATTCTTTATAACCGGCGCTGATGCCTTTGCCCAGATTTCGACCTGGAACAATCCTCAGGAACTTTTGACTATGTGCACCTTTGTTGCCGCGTCAAGACCTGGTTACAAGCTCAATATCGACAGGAATTTTCGTGATAATGTGAGGGTTATAGAAGTTTCTGCTCTGGCTATTTCCTCTTCAGAAATCCGCAGGAGAGTACGCCGGGGAGAGTCAATCAAGTACCTTTTGCCGGAAGCTGTTGAACATTATATCTATAAAACTGGGCTGTATAGAGATGAAATTTGA
- the proB gene encoding glutamate 5-kinase, with the protein MKREALIRHSKRIVIKVGSSLLFEGLQFRNERFESLAASVSWLLDQGKEVVLVTSGAVACGMIALGDSVRKSQDIPFKQALSSVGQSILMRFYLEAFSKYGRKVGQILLAPEDVHYRRKYLNARNTIETLLNLGVVPVVNENDTVAVDEIKFGDNDRLSALVSALIDAHLLVILSDVEGLFTRDPRLFKDATLVKEVFSIDENIEAMAGGEGSHFSTGGMKSKIMAARMATLSGTAVIIASGRDFGIIKDIFLAREVGTFFYPQKRGIRSRKRWIAFGMLPGGKVFIDEGAKKALNEGKSLLPPGVIGIEGDFEVGECVEIFDATHKRIGRGLVNYSSEELKIISGLRTHQVRKVLQRENLEEEVIHADNLILLEEEEKDG; encoded by the coding sequence ATGAAAAGAGAGGCTCTTATACGTCACAGCAAGAGAATAGTTATCAAAGTAGGTTCTTCTCTCCTTTTTGAAGGCCTGCAGTTCAGAAATGAGCGTTTCGAGAGTTTAGCGGCCAGTGTTTCCTGGTTGCTCGATCAGGGAAAGGAAGTGGTTCTGGTTACCTCTGGTGCGGTGGCCTGCGGCATGATTGCCCTGGGAGATTCTGTAAGGAAGTCGCAGGATATCCCCTTCAAGCAGGCTTTATCCAGCGTGGGGCAGAGCATTTTGATGCGCTTTTATCTTGAGGCTTTCTCTAAGTATGGTCGCAAAGTGGGGCAGATATTGCTTGCTCCGGAAGATGTCCACTATCGCAGGAAGTACCTGAATGCCAGAAACACCATAGAAACGTTGTTGAATCTTGGGGTTGTTCCGGTGGTCAACGAAAACGACACCGTTGCTGTTGACGAGATAAAGTTTGGTGATAACGACAGGCTTTCTGCACTGGTTTCTGCTCTGATAGATGCTCATTTGTTGGTAATCCTTTCTGATGTGGAAGGTTTGTTTACTCGTGACCCTCGTCTTTTTAAAGATGCGACCCTGGTGAAAGAAGTTTTCTCCATTGACGAAAATATTGAGGCAATGGCTGGAGGAGAGGGTTCGCATTTTTCGACCGGGGGCATGAAGAGCAAAATCATGGCTGCCCGCATGGCTACCCTTTCTGGTACCGCTGTAATCATTGCTTCTGGTAGAGACTTTGGGATTATTAAAGATATCTTTTTAGCGCGAGAAGTGGGTACTTTCTTTTACCCTCAGAAAAGGGGCATTCGAAGCAGAAAGCGTTGGATAGCTTTTGGAATGCTACCTGGTGGGAAAGTTTTTATTGATGAGGGTGCTAAGAAGGCGCTGAACGAAGGTAAAAGTCTTTTGCCTCCAGGAGTTATAGGGATTGAGGGCGATTTTGAAGTAGGCGAATGCGTGGAGATATTTGATGCTACTCATAAAAGAATTGGACGGGGACTTGTGAATTACTCCAGTGAGGAATTAAAGATAATTTCGGGTTTAAGAACCCACCAGGTGAGAAAGGTTCTGCAGCGTGAAAACTTGGAAGAAGAGGTAATTCATGCGGACAATTTAATTTTGCTCGAGGAGGAGGAAAAAGATGGATGA
- the obgE gene encoding GTPase ObgE — translation MNKDMVFVDRALVRVKAGKGGDGAVSFRREKYVPRGGPDGGSGGKGGSIIVRAVSHKRTLYDVSLLHFVEAEPGGPGSRGKRQGKDGKDCVIEVPVGTQVFDAEREVLIADLVKDGMEVIVARGGRGGRGNAAFASPSNRTPRIAEKGEQGEEKVLRLELKTIAEVGLAGFPNAGKSTLLSVISNAKPLIADYPFSTRYPVLGVVERKGDRFFVVDIPGIIKDASKGAGLGLEFLRHIERVQVILCLVDLAPFYEDEPLTRFRVLLEEFTQYSPALLKKRIFVVGTKLDVPEAKQAFPSFKAALQKEGWKVFGISSLTGEGIEELLDTLQESVVELRKQEVEREPAPVPVAEPEAKTSRVYRFESEFLRRLVEEVAVSVQGESKVFEKQLNQRLSESGFMKYFERMALGSTVEVGPYRFYWDGKGLKILGE, via the coding sequence GTGAATAAAGACATGGTTTTTGTGGACAGAGCTTTGGTTCGAGTGAAGGCTGGAAAGGGAGGAGATGGAGCGGTATCCTTCAGAAGGGAGAAATATGTTCCCCGAGGGGGTCCTGATGGAGGTTCAGGGGGAAAAGGCGGTAGTATTATAGTGCGTGCCGTTTCCCACAAGAGGACTCTTTACGATGTTTCTCTCCTTCACTTTGTTGAGGCTGAACCAGGAGGACCTGGTTCTCGGGGGAAACGTCAGGGCAAAGACGGAAAAGACTGTGTTATTGAAGTTCCTGTGGGCACCCAGGTGTTCGATGCAGAAAGAGAAGTTCTCATTGCTGATTTAGTCAAGGATGGCATGGAAGTAATCGTTGCTCGTGGTGGTAGGGGTGGAAGAGGTAATGCAGCTTTTGCAAGCCCGAGTAACCGGACGCCACGTATTGCGGAGAAGGGGGAACAGGGAGAAGAAAAGGTATTAAGACTGGAGCTTAAAACCATTGCCGAGGTTGGTCTGGCTGGGTTCCCCAATGCTGGTAAATCTACTCTGCTTTCAGTCATCAGTAATGCCAAACCCTTGATAGCTGATTATCCGTTTTCTACCCGTTATCCAGTTTTAGGCGTGGTGGAAAGGAAAGGCGACCGCTTTTTTGTGGTTGATATACCTGGAATTATCAAGGATGCAAGCAAAGGAGCAGGCCTGGGGCTTGAGTTTTTGCGTCATATAGAAAGAGTTCAGGTTATTCTGTGTTTGGTTGATCTTGCCCCCTTTTATGAAGATGAGCCCCTAACTCGTTTTCGGGTGCTTTTGGAAGAGTTTACACAGTACAGTCCTGCCCTGCTTAAGAAAAGAATTTTCGTGGTAGGCACCAAACTCGATGTGCCTGAAGCAAAGCAGGCTTTTCCTTCTTTTAAAGCTGCCTTGCAGAAGGAAGGTTGGAAGGTTTTTGGTATTTCCTCACTGACTGGGGAAGGTATTGAGGAGCTTCTTGACACCCTGCAGGAGAGCGTGGTGGAATTGCGGAAGCAGGAGGTAGAAAGAGAGCCGGCTCCTGTTCCTGTTGCTGAGCCTGAGGCAAAAACTTCCAGAGTGTATCGGTTTGAGTCAGAGTTTTTGAGAAGGCTGGTTGAAGAAGTGGCTGTTTCTGTTCAAGGGGAAAGTAAGGTTTTTGAAAAACAGCTTAACCAGCGGTTGAGCGAGTCAGGTTTTATGAAGTATTTTGAACGCATGGCTTTAGGGAGCACGGTTGAAGTTGGGCCATATCGTTTCTACTGGGATGGTAAAGGATTGAAAATCTTGGGAGAATGA
- a CDS encoding ribonuclease E/G, with the protein MRKELVIDVSEIEVRAALLEEGKVVEFFFERSTDLHIAGNIFKGIVENVLPGIQSAFVNIGLDKNAFLFAGDMLLEDKEKPRRIEELLHPGQELVVQVTKEPMGTKGARVSTKITLPGRYVVLMPGIDFIGVSHRVSSSSERERLRKIAENCRPQGMGIIVRTVAEGRSKGEIEEDIQTVVRLWKRILEKAEVVAAPAVLYEEASLIFTLIRDLFDEEMERVWINSFLAYQKMQDFIESLLPGFGERVHFFESRENIFEHFGIEKELARALSRKVWLKSGGYLVFDRTEAMTVVDVNTGKFVGKKDLQETVLKTNLEAAEEIARQVRLRDIGGIILIDFIDMNKKEHRKQVIKTLENSLLKDRTRCSVIDMSDLGLVEMTRKRVKKGLDYFLQEPCSNCKGEGKVLSLETIAVGFLRKLEEICRNSSAEFVGATVGSELKQYLDEIGGKFIERLERIYKKKIEWKFDDNLPPRRYSIVGVGSEEEVRKRLEEIA; encoded by the coding sequence TTGAGGAAGGAACTGGTCATAGACGTTTCTGAAATAGAGGTACGTGCTGCTTTGCTTGAGGAGGGAAAGGTGGTCGAATTTTTCTTTGAGCGGAGTACTGATTTGCATATCGCGGGAAATATTTTTAAAGGCATCGTTGAAAACGTGTTGCCTGGAATTCAATCGGCTTTCGTGAACATTGGTCTTGACAAAAATGCTTTTCTTTTTGCCGGAGATATGCTACTTGAAGACAAAGAGAAGCCTCGCAGGATTGAAGAACTTTTGCATCCTGGCCAGGAATTGGTAGTGCAGGTTACCAAAGAACCAATGGGAACCAAGGGAGCAAGGGTCAGCACCAAAATCACGCTTCCGGGACGCTACGTGGTGCTTATGCCGGGAATAGACTTTATAGGTGTTTCCCATCGCGTTTCGTCTTCTTCAGAGCGGGAAAGATTGAGAAAAATAGCTGAGAACTGCCGCCCCCAGGGAATGGGGATTATTGTAAGGACTGTAGCTGAAGGAAGGAGCAAAGGAGAAATTGAAGAGGATATCCAAACCGTGGTCAGACTCTGGAAGCGCATCTTGGAAAAAGCCGAAGTCGTGGCAGCTCCTGCAGTTCTTTACGAAGAAGCAAGCCTCATTTTTACCCTGATACGGGATTTGTTTGATGAAGAGATGGAAAGAGTTTGGATTAACTCTTTCTTGGCCTATCAAAAAATGCAGGACTTTATAGAATCGCTTTTACCCGGCTTTGGCGAGAGGGTGCATTTCTTTGAGAGTCGGGAAAACATCTTTGAGCACTTTGGAATTGAGAAAGAGTTGGCCCGGGCCTTGAGCCGCAAAGTGTGGCTTAAAAGCGGGGGTTATCTGGTTTTTGACCGTACTGAAGCTATGACCGTTGTCGACGTGAACACCGGCAAATTTGTAGGCAAAAAGGACCTGCAGGAAACTGTTTTAAAGACTAATCTGGAGGCGGCGGAAGAAATAGCACGCCAGGTTCGCTTGCGGGATATTGGAGGAATAATTTTGATAGACTTCATCGACATGAACAAGAAAGAACATCGCAAACAGGTAATAAAGACCCTGGAGAACTCTCTTTTGAAAGACCGCACACGTTGTAGTGTGATAGATATGAGCGACCTTGGTTTGGTAGAAATGACCCGAAAACGGGTTAAAAAGGGCCTGGATTATTTTCTGCAGGAACCTTGCAGCAATTGTAAGGGAGAGGGAAAAGTGCTTTCTCTGGAAACCATTGCGGTTGGTTTTTTAAGGAAGCTTGAAGAAATATGTCGCAACAGCAGTGCCGAATTTGTGGGTGCAACTGTGGGTTCAGAATTAAAGCAGTACCTGGACGAGATTGGTGGAAAATTTATCGAGCGCCTGGAGAGGATTTATAAGAAAAAGATAGAGTGGAAATTTGATGACAATCTCCCGCCGCGACGCTATAGCATCGTGGGAGTGGGTAGCGAGGAAGAAGTTCGCAAAAGGCTTGAAGAAATAGCGTAG
- a CDS encoding TIGR03960 family B12-binding radical SAM protein, producing the protein MEIEELFKSNQLLRFKKPGRYLGKEWNVVVKDSRQVVVNVCLAFPDVYEIGMSHLGLRILYHLFNALPFCRAERAFLPWPDLGQFLLQKKLPLFSLESRTPVKEFDVLGFSLQHELSYTSILYFLELAGIPFRASERGEDLPLVIGGGPCVFNPEPVAEFFDAFFLGEAEEAVPEIAQVLKETKGEDRDKILDELSKIKGVYIPSRYRVYYDIQGRVAKIIASESVPLPVKKRVVSDLNAVPFPEKMLVPYVSIIHDRIPLEIARGCGRGCRFCQAGMVYRPVRERSLDSLVELAKKLVKSTGYEEVSLVSLSSTDHSQIRELVFRLARELEPLKVNISLPSLRMDLFSVELAESIAKVRRKGLTFAPEAGTDRMRRVINKGLNEEDVFHTLEKVFKAGWARVKLYFMIGLPFEREEDVLGIVKLCEGILRLGKKVARRRVELNLSVAAFVPKPHTPFQWVAQEDKRSLWEKVQLLEKGLARLRGVSWHWSDLDASFIEALLARGDRKLSRVLEKAYTKGAKMESWSEFFKIDYWYGAMDEEGLDGAFYVNRERSFAEILPWEHLDCGVSKQFMWQELKRAQGEELTLPCFGTENCSRCGVCYGT; encoded by the coding sequence ATGGAAATAGAGGAGCTTTTTAAGAGTAACCAGCTTCTGCGTTTTAAGAAGCCAGGAAGATACCTGGGTAAGGAATGGAATGTGGTGGTCAAAGATAGTCGACAGGTCGTGGTGAACGTTTGCCTTGCCTTTCCAGATGTTTATGAGATTGGAATGTCCCATCTTGGTTTGCGAATTCTCTACCATCTTTTTAATGCGCTCCCTTTCTGCCGTGCTGAAAGGGCGTTTCTTCCCTGGCCGGATCTGGGACAATTTTTGCTTCAGAAAAAGTTGCCCCTTTTTTCTTTGGAAAGCCGCACTCCTGTGAAGGAGTTTGATGTGCTCGGTTTCAGCCTTCAGCACGAGCTTAGTTATACCAGCATACTGTATTTTTTGGAATTGGCTGGTATTCCGTTTAGAGCTTCAGAAAGAGGAGAAGATTTGCCGCTGGTTATAGGAGGAGGGCCATGTGTTTTTAATCCGGAACCTGTAGCTGAGTTTTTTGATGCTTTCTTTCTTGGAGAAGCAGAGGAAGCTGTGCCTGAAATCGCTCAGGTGCTCAAAGAAACAAAAGGTGAGGACCGGGATAAAATACTGGATGAACTTTCTAAGATAAAAGGCGTGTATATTCCGTCCCGGTATCGGGTTTACTACGATATTCAGGGTAGAGTAGCAAAGATAATCGCCTCTGAGAGCGTGCCCTTACCCGTTAAAAAGAGAGTGGTTTCGGATCTTAACGCTGTGCCTTTTCCAGAAAAGATGCTGGTGCCTTACGTGAGCATTATTCATGATAGAATTCCTCTGGAGATAGCTCGGGGCTGTGGAAGAGGTTGCCGTTTTTGCCAGGCAGGAATGGTCTATCGCCCGGTGCGGGAACGTTCTCTGGACTCTCTGGTCGAACTTGCGAAAAAACTGGTTAAAAGTACTGGGTACGAGGAAGTGTCCCTGGTTTCCTTAAGCTCTACTGATCATTCTCAAATTCGGGAACTGGTATTTCGGCTTGCTCGGGAACTGGAACCTTTAAAGGTGAACATTTCGTTACCTTCCTTGAGAATGGACCTTTTTTCAGTGGAGCTGGCCGAAAGCATTGCGAAGGTGAGGCGCAAGGGACTTACCTTCGCTCCTGAGGCAGGCACAGACAGGATGCGCCGGGTTATTAACAAGGGTTTGAACGAAGAAGACGTTTTCCATACTCTGGAGAAGGTTTTCAAGGCGGGATGGGCCAGGGTAAAATTATATTTTATGATTGGTCTCCCTTTTGAAAGGGAGGAAGATGTTCTGGGTATTGTCAAGCTTTGTGAGGGCATTTTACGTTTGGGGAAAAAAGTGGCCAGAAGGAGAGTGGAACTTAATCTCAGTGTGGCAGCCTTCGTCCCCAAACCCCACACACCTTTTCAGTGGGTTGCTCAGGAAGATAAAAGAAGTTTGTGGGAAAAAGTTCAGCTTCTGGAGAAAGGTTTAGCTCGTTTGCGAGGGGTTTCCTGGCACTGGTCTGATTTGGATGCGAGTTTCATTGAGGCTTTGCTCGCCAGGGGTGACCGAAAACTAAGCAGAGTTTTGGAAAAAGCCTACACAAAAGGTGCTAAAATGGAAAGCTGGAGTGAGTTTTTTAAGATAGATTACTGGTATGGAGCGATGGACGAGGAAGGTTTGGACGGTGCTTTCTATGTTAACAGAGAAAGAAGTTTTGCAGAAATTCTACCCTGGGAACATCTGGATTGTGGAGTGAGTAAACAGTTTATGTGGCAGGAATTGAAACGGGCTCAAGGTGAAGAACTCACTTTACCCTGCTTTGGTACTGAGAATTGTTCGCGATGTGGGGTCTGCTATGGAACGTGA
- a CDS encoding TIGR03936 family radical SAM-associated protein: MEREQRFGYRIMQFKLAPFHLISQLDMNRLWDRVLRRAGLPVLFSRGFNPRPLVSFAPATPLGVESKAEYLDVFFAERLQEEELRAVLNRELPLELGVQAVGKLHPGEKKVAGMIRGFLYTFYFSKKIKLNMEDVLKHLPDGVSFCSSVSDERPEQQAGAYAFSFVFEGKSLFLNPFQFAKSLGVDVDKEELLGVVKEKALFNNKEVSRS; the protein is encoded by the coding sequence ATGGAACGTGAACAGCGCTTTGGTTACCGTATAATGCAATTTAAGCTCGCTCCTTTTCACCTTATTTCTCAACTGGATATGAATCGCTTGTGGGACAGAGTTCTCCGTAGGGCGGGCTTGCCGGTTTTGTTTTCTCGGGGTTTCAACCCCAGGCCTCTGGTTTCCTTTGCCCCAGCTACCCCTTTGGGTGTAGAAAGCAAAGCCGAGTATCTGGATGTTTTCTTTGCGGAACGCTTGCAGGAAGAGGAGCTCCGTGCTGTTTTAAACCGGGAGTTGCCACTCGAGCTTGGAGTGCAAGCAGTTGGAAAACTCCATCCAGGCGAAAAGAAGGTTGCTGGGATGATTCGGGGATTTCTTTATACCTTTTATTTTTCCAAAAAAATAAAGTTGAATATGGAGGATGTGTTGAAACATCTCCCTGACGGAGTGAGTTTTTGTTCTTCCGTGTCAGATGAACGGCCTGAGCAGCAAGCTGGAGCGTATGCTTTCAGTTTTGTTTTCGAAGGAAAGAGCCTTTTTTTGAACCCTTTTCAGTTTGCAAAAAGCCTTGGTGTTGATGTAGACAAGGAGGAGCTTCTTGGAGTGGTTAAAGAGAAAGCGCTTTTCAACAACAAGGAGGTTTCACGAAGTTGA